In a single window of the Veillonella sp. genome:
- a CDS encoding GatB/YqeY domain-containing protein — translation MSLKDQLKEDMKAAMKAREEGKTALSVIRMVNSAIKNTEINDKVELDDNGILGILAKEMKTRQDSLTEFEKAGREDLIAHVKEEMAVLQKYLPAQMSEDEIRTVVKEAIAACGDAVNMGNVMKHVMPKTKGRADGKVVNNIVKELLG, via the coding sequence ATGAGCTTAAAAGATCAATTAAAAGAAGATATGAAAGCTGCTATGAAAGCACGCGAAGAAGGTAAAACTGCGCTTTCTGTAATTCGAATGGTTAATAGTGCGATTAAGAATACAGAAATTAATGATAAAGTTGAGCTTGATGATAATGGTATTCTTGGTATTTTGGCAAAAGAAATGAAAACTCGCCAAGACTCCTTAACTGAATTTGAAAAAGCGGGCCGTGAAGATTTAATCGCTCATGTAAAAGAAGAAATGGCTGTACTACAAAAATATTTGCCAGCTCAAATGAGTGAAGATGAAATTCGTACAGTTGTTAAAGAGGCTATTGCTGCCTGTGGCGATGCTGTAAATATGGGTAATGTTATGAAACATGTAATGCCTAAAACAAAAGGCCGTGCGGATGGCAAGGTAGTTAATAATATCGTTAAAGAGTTACTTGGTTAA
- a CDS encoding glutamine synthetase produces the protein MANTKDLLYYIPAGQYGKEGVLALLEQHPEIKFVSLVGIDLAGNDTDEKIPMSAFFDDYEAFFEGRAVQTDGSSVVLTNIATLNNARVDMWGDPSVNWFVDYNYENIDEATGLPTGTLRIPAFLMHNYRYVDSRSILKNSCDYVRAELLSLIKEHGLPGMPHVKSDDVVDIIFTSATELEFWVKTPSRTVTKKELSVSQKLQEQYWQRTHGTVRTALEQAVERLDQYGMEAEMGHKEVGGVKAKLDEDGHEAVVLEQLEIDWKFSGNPLQTADNELQARIIVREVFRENGLDVTFNAKPIIGVAGSGEHTHFGVMAKLKSGKLVNLFSPEDMRKESASSLGIGAIMGLLKHYEAINPFISSTTDSLNRLKPGFEAPVCIVTSLGTDPSEPSRNRTILCGLIRDIDNPMATRYELRSPNPYTNTYTALALIFISAFDGMKYAITSGKTQAQLEAELSKEVGEPAEYLATNRAYRTEKDVFDDFTQEERNQMFGIAPATVWENIKGYQNNPELVETLAQGNAFAKDLMDSFIASILKRWKLVLAHRLIPNNLDTVRKMVAIHTDSRNSVDDKRFAEVNDLRFYLAKDSDDRKSLFTRLIDALNDGEYDLASQLQIEMNDKMEELEAKYANYAKNIF, from the coding sequence ATGGCAAATACTAAAGATTTATTGTATTACATTCCAGCAGGTCAATATGGTAAAGAAGGCGTTCTTGCATTATTAGAACAACACCCAGAAATTAAATTCGTATCTCTTGTAGGTATCGATTTAGCTGGTAATGATACAGATGAAAAAATCCCTATGTCAGCATTCTTTGATGATTATGAAGCATTCTTCGAAGGTCGTGCTGTTCAAACAGATGGTTCTTCTGTAGTACTTACAAATATTGCAACATTGAATAATGCACGTGTTGATATGTGGGGCGATCCAAGTGTAAACTGGTTCGTTGATTATAACTATGAAAATATCGATGAAGCAACAGGTTTGCCAACTGGTACACTTCGTATTCCTGCATTCTTGATGCATAACTATCGTTATGTTGATTCTCGTTCTATCTTAAAAAATAGCTGTGACTATGTTCGTGCAGAATTATTATCTTTGATTAAAGAACATGGTTTACCTGGTATGCCTCATGTGAAATCTGATGATGTTGTAGATATTATCTTCACATCTGCTACTGAATTGGAATTCTGGGTAAAAACTCCATCTAGAACAGTTACTAAAAAAGAATTATCTGTATCTCAAAAATTACAAGAACAATACTGGCAACGTACTCATGGTACAGTTCGTACTGCATTAGAACAAGCGGTAGAACGTCTTGATCAATATGGTATGGAAGCAGAAATGGGCCATAAAGAAGTAGGTGGCGTTAAAGCTAAACTTGATGAAGATGGTCATGAAGCAGTAGTATTAGAACAATTGGAAATCGACTGGAAATTCTCTGGTAACCCATTACAAACAGCAGATAACGAATTACAAGCTCGTATTATCGTTCGTGAAGTATTCCGTGAAAACGGTCTTGATGTAACATTCAATGCGAAACCTATTATTGGTGTAGCTGGTTCTGGCGAACATACACACTTTGGTGTTATGGCTAAATTGAAATCTGGTAAACTTGTTAACTTGTTCAGCCCAGAAGATATGCGTAAAGAATCTGCTAGCTCCTTAGGTATTGGTGCAATCATGGGTCTATTGAAACACTACGAAGCAATCAATCCATTCATTAGCTCCACAACAGACTCCTTAAATCGTTTGAAACCTGGTTTCGAAGCACCAGTATGTATCGTTACATCCTTAGGTACTGATCCTTCTGAACCTAGCCGTAACCGTACCATCCTTTGTGGTTTGATTCGCGATATCGATAATCCTATGGCTACACGCTATGAATTGCGTTCTCCAAACCCTTACACAAACACATATACTGCATTAGCATTGATCTTCATCTCTGCATTTGATGGTATGAAATATGCTATTACATCTGGTAAAACACAAGCTCAATTGGAAGCAGAACTTTCTAAAGAAGTTGGTGAACCAGCTGAATACCTTGCTACAAATCGTGCATACCGTACAGAAAAAGATGTATTCGATGATTTCACTCAAGAAGAACGTAATCAAATGTTTGGTATTGCACCAGCTACTGTATGGGAAAATATTAAAGGTTACCAAAACAACCCTGAATTAGTTGAAACATTGGCTCAAGGTAATGCATTTGCTAAAGACTTGATGGATTCCTTCATTGCATCTATTTTGAAACGTTGGAAACTTGTATTGGCTCACCGTTTGATTCCTAATAATCTTGATACTGTTCGTAAAATGGTAGCTATTCATACTGATAGCCGTAATAGTGTAGATGATAAACGTTTTGCAGAAGTTAACGATTTACGTTTCTATCTTGCTAAAGATAGTGATGATCGCAAATCCTTGTTCACTCGATTAATCGATGCACTTAATGACGGTGAATATGACTTAGCATCTCAATTACAAATTGAAATGAACGATAAAATGGAAGAATTAGAAGCTAAATATGCTAACTATGCAAAAAACATCTTCTAA
- a CDS encoding phosphate-starvation-inducible protein PsiE has product MWIRISKLLLTIKNIALVGVGIALCIALINTLISLGFITWANIQGYSTYYLLIEELITFFLYFEFIALIVKYFKNNFHFPLNFFLYIGITAIVRLLIIDHESSYDNLIWSVAIFVLVCSLVLVEKFIGHNE; this is encoded by the coding sequence ATGTGGATACGTATTTCTAAATTATTATTAACTATAAAAAATATAGCCCTTGTAGGTGTAGGCATTGCTCTTTGTATTGCCCTCATTAATACCTTAATTAGCCTAGGATTTATTACGTGGGCAAATATCCAAGGTTATAGCACTTACTATTTATTAATTGAAGAATTAATTACCTTCTTCTTATACTTTGAGTTTATTGCTCTCATCGTAAAATACTTTAAAAATAACTTCCACTTCCCGCTTAATTTCTTTTTATATATTGGCATAACTGCAATTGTTAGACTGCTAATCATCGATCATGAATCGTCATATGATAATTTAATCTGGTCTGTTGCAATTTTTGTACTTGTATGTAGCTTAGTACTAGTAGAAAAGTTTATAGGACATAACGAGTAA
- the dnaK gene encoding molecular chaperone DnaK: MAKVIGIDLGTTNSCVAVMEGGEPTVITNQEGARTTPSVVGFAKNGERLVGQLAKRQAVSNPENTIISIKRHMGTDYKVTVEGKSYTPQEISAMILQKIKADAEAYLGEPVKQAVITVPAYFTDAQRQATKDAGAIAGLEVLRIINEPTAAALAYGVDKDEDGKVLVFDLGGGTFDVSILELGDGVFEVLATSGNNHLGGDDFDQRIMNYLIEEFKKETGIDLSNDKLADQRLKEAAEKAKIELSGVASTNINLPFITADATGPKHLDVTLTRAKFEELTADLVQATIEPTRKAMNDAGLSASDIDKVLLVGGSSRIPAVQEAIKKVLGKEPTKNVNPDECVAIGAAIQGGVLVGEVKDVLLLDVTPLSLGIETMGGVFTRIIDRNTTIPTSKSQVFSTAADNQPSVDIHVLQGEREFAADNKTLGRFNLDGIPAAPRGVPQIEVTFDIDANGIVHVKAKDLGTQKEQKITITSSSGLKEDEIERMVKEAEAHAAEDKARKEELDVKNNADSLVYQAEKALKELDGKGDTALLKEVEEAKDKLKKSIEAGNIEDIKKDSEALEQPLHKLAEQMYAAAQQAQQAAGGADQGQQQTKSDDNVVDADYTVVDDDKK; this comes from the coding sequence ATGGCAAAGGTAATTGGTATTGATTTAGGTACTACAAACTCTTGTGTTGCGGTTATGGAAGGCGGCGAACCTACGGTTATTACTAACCAAGAAGGCGCGCGTACAACTCCTTCCGTTGTTGGTTTTGCAAAAAATGGCGAACGTTTAGTTGGTCAATTAGCAAAACGTCAAGCTGTATCTAACCCAGAAAACACAATCATTTCTATTAAACGTCACATGGGTACTGACTACAAAGTAACTGTAGAAGGTAAATCTTATACACCACAAGAAATTTCTGCTATGATTCTTCAAAAAATCAAAGCTGATGCAGAAGCTTACTTGGGCGAACCTGTAAAACAAGCTGTTATTACAGTTCCAGCATACTTTACAGATGCTCAACGTCAAGCTACAAAAGACGCTGGTGCGATTGCTGGTCTTGAAGTACTTCGTATCATCAACGAACCTACAGCAGCTGCTCTTGCATATGGTGTAGATAAAGATGAAGACGGTAAAGTTCTTGTATTTGACCTTGGTGGTGGTACATTCGACGTATCTATCCTTGAACTTGGTGATGGCGTATTTGAAGTATTGGCAACATCTGGTAATAACCATCTTGGTGGCGATGACTTCGACCAACGCATTATGAACTACCTTATTGAAGAATTCAAAAAAGAAACTGGTATCGATTTATCCAATGATAAATTAGCTGATCAACGTTTAAAAGAAGCTGCTGAAAAAGCTAAAATTGAATTATCTGGCGTAGCTAGCACAAATATCAACTTGCCATTCATCACAGCTGATGCTACTGGTCCTAAACACTTGGATGTAACATTGACTCGTGCTAAATTCGAAGAATTGACAGCTGATTTGGTACAAGCTACTATTGAACCTACTCGTAAAGCTATGAACGATGCTGGTTTATCTGCATCCGATATCGATAAAGTATTGTTAGTTGGTGGTTCTAGCCGTATTCCAGCTGTACAAGAAGCTATTAAAAAAGTATTGGGTAAAGAACCAACTAAAAACGTTAACCCTGATGAATGTGTAGCTATCGGTGCTGCTATTCAAGGTGGTGTATTAGTAGGTGAAGTAAAAGACGTATTGTTACTTGATGTAACTCCATTGTCTCTTGGTATCGAAACAATGGGTGGTGTATTCACACGTATTATCGATCGTAACACTACAATTCCTACATCTAAATCTCAAGTATTCTCCACTGCAGCAGATAACCAACCATCTGTAGATATCCATGTATTGCAAGGTGAACGTGAGTTCGCAGCAGATAATAAAACATTGGGTCGCTTCAACTTGGATGGTATCCCAGCAGCTCCTCGTGGGGTTCCTCAAATCGAAGTAACATTCGACATCGATGCTAACGGTATCGTACACGTAAAAGCTAAAGATTTGGGTACTCAAAAAGAACAAAAAATTACAATTACTTCTTCTAGCGGCTTGAAAGAAGACGAAATCGAACGCATGGTTAAAGAAGCTGAAGCTCATGCAGCAGAAGATAAAGCTAGAAAAGAAGAATTAGATGTTAAAAACAATGCAGATTCCTTGGTATACCAAGCTGAAAAAGCATTGAAAGAACTTGATGGTAAAGGCGATACTGCTTTATTGAAAGAAGTGGAAGAAGCAAAAGATAAATTGAAAAAATCTATCGAAGCTGGCAACATCGAAGACATCAAAAAAGATAGTGAAGCTTTGGAACAACCATTACATAAATTAGCAGAACAAATGTATGCAGCAGCACAACAAGCTCAACAAGCAGCTGGTGGTGCAGATCAAGGTCAACAACAAACAAAATCTGATGATAATGTAGTTGATGCTGATTACACAGTAGTGGATGACGACAAGAAATAA
- the rpsU gene encoding 30S ribosomal protein S21 → MSEIKVGKNETLESALRRFKRSCQKAGVLSEVRKREHYEKPSVKRKKKSEAARKRKFRA, encoded by the coding sequence ATGTCTGAAATCAAAGTCGGTAAAAACGAAACGCTTGAAAGTGCTCTTCGTCGATTCAAACGCTCCTGCCAAAAAGCGGGTGTTTTGTCTGAAGTAAGAAAACGCGAACACTACGAAAAACCAAGCGTAAAAAGAAAGAAAAAATCTGAAGCAGCAAGAAAACGCAAATTCAGAGCATAA
- the tpx gene encoding thiol peroxidase, whose protein sequence is MEKRTGVVTFAGGPITLVGPEVKVGQQAPDFTVLSNDLQPKTLKDFEGKVKVISVVPSLDTGVCDAQTRWFNQDATALSDDVVVLTISMDLPFAQKRWCGAAGVDKVITLSDHKDASFGENYGFLIEELRLLTRGVIVINKEDKVTYVEYVPEVTQAVNFDAALEAIKADI, encoded by the coding sequence ATGGAAAAACGTACTGGCGTAGTAACATTTGCAGGTGGCCCTATCACATTGGTTGGTCCAGAAGTTAAAGTAGGTCAACAAGCTCCTGACTTCACAGTTTTAAGCAACGACTTACAACCTAAAACATTAAAAGATTTCGAAGGTAAAGTAAAAGTTATCTCCGTTGTTCCTTCCCTTGATACAGGCGTTTGTGACGCTCAAACTCGTTGGTTCAACCAAGATGCTACTGCACTTTCTGATGATGTTGTAGTATTGACAATTTCTATGGACTTGCCGTTCGCTCAAAAACGTTGGTGTGGCGCTGCTGGCGTTGATAAAGTTATTACTTTATCCGACCACAAAGATGCTTCCTTCGGTGAAAACTATGGTTTCTTGATCGAAGAACTTCGTCTTTTGACTCGTGGCGTAATAGTAATCAACAAAGAAGACAAAGTTACTTATGTTGAATATGTACCTGAAGTAACTCAAGCAGTTAACTTCGATGCTGCATTAGAAGCAATTAAAGCTGATATCTAA
- a CDS encoding 16S rRNA (uracil(1498)-N(3))-methyltransferase, with protein MKKIFIPTPLGETIELPTDVTHHVLHVFRHNMEKPITVTGSDNRCGTYQITEEIDGKAQAKLIEYVESNVSSYRTILVQSLLKGEKLEWVLQKATELNVDTVYLVSTANCVAKYDDKKLQTKATRWEKIMLEAAQQCGRNQLPTLVVGEKLSQVLEIESNALKLVAYENEDGHTIKDVLSQVNSDESITDILICIGPEGGYQENEINAIIESGGNSVSLGNTILRAETAAIGSLAMIQYELEL; from the coding sequence ATGAAAAAGATTTTTATTCCTACACCATTAGGTGAAACCATAGAATTACCAACAGATGTGACACATCATGTGTTACATGTATTTCGACATAATATGGAGAAGCCCATAACGGTTACCGGCAGTGACAATCGGTGTGGTACATATCAAATTACAGAAGAAATAGATGGTAAAGCTCAAGCAAAACTTATTGAGTATGTAGAATCAAATGTATCTTCTTATCGTACTATCCTTGTGCAATCTTTATTAAAAGGTGAAAAGCTAGAATGGGTATTGCAAAAGGCGACAGAATTAAATGTTGATACAGTCTATCTTGTATCTACTGCTAATTGTGTTGCTAAATATGATGACAAGAAATTACAAACAAAGGCTACCCGTTGGGAGAAAATAATGCTAGAAGCGGCTCAACAATGTGGGCGTAATCAACTGCCAACACTTGTAGTGGGGGAAAAACTTTCACAAGTATTAGAAATAGAATCCAACGCATTAAAATTGGTAGCCTATGAAAATGAAGATGGACATACTATTAAAGATGTTCTTTCACAGGTCAACTCTGATGAGTCAATTACAGACATACTAATTTGTATTGGTCCAGAAGGGGGCTATCAAGAGAACGAAATCAATGCTATTATAGAGAGTGGTGGAAATTCAGTTTCTCTTGGTAATACTATTTTGCGTGCTGAAACGGCTGCTATTGGATCATTAGCGATGATTCAATATGAATTAGAACTATAA
- a CDS encoding histidine triad nucleotide-binding protein: protein MSDCIFCKIINGEIPSKKVLENDKFYAFHDIEPVKKVHVLIVPKNHVSNIAHLNENNEDYVEGLLPFVRDVAKELGISKDGYRLIFNTGKKAGQTVFHMHAHLLGGEEMGWPEA from the coding sequence ATGAGTGACTGCATTTTCTGTAAAATTATCAATGGCGAAATTCCATCTAAAAAAGTGTTAGAAAACGATAAATTCTATGCATTTCATGATATTGAACCAGTGAAAAAAGTACATGTTTTAATTGTACCTAAAAACCATGTTTCCAATATTGCTCATCTTAACGAAAATAATGAGGACTATGTAGAAGGTTTATTGCCATTCGTTCGTGATGTAGCTAAAGAACTTGGTATTTCTAAAGATGGTTATCGTTTGATTTTTAATACTGGTAAAAAAGCTGGTCAAACTGTATTTCATATGCATGCTCATCTCTTAGGTGGCGAAGAAATGGGATGGCCAGAAGCTTAA
- the mtaB gene encoding tRNA (N(6)-L-threonylcarbamoyladenosine(37)-C(2))-methylthiotransferase MtaB gives MKTVAFTTLGCRVNQYDTDAMKGLFLQNNYEAVDFDEKADIYVINTCSVTNMGEKKSRQLIRKAKRQNEDAYVIVTGCYAQLDPDAIAAIDGVNLVIGTNNRSKIVELVEQLESTERQINAVRDIMNESNFEEMPLYGNESDKARAFMKIQEGCNNYCAFCIIPYTRGKLKSRKVDDIVQEAKRLVEHGFHEIVLTGIHLGNYGVELPGRPTLADVVKALLEIPDLYRIRFGSIESVEVSDELVELMATNKRVCPHLHLPLQAGSDHVLKLMKRHYTLQEYKDLIASLRSRIKDLSITTDIIAGFPQETDEDFEETLNTVREIGFTHIHAFPYSIREGTPAATMPDQVPEAVKKTRVALLNGLSQSGYEAYAKSRIGKPGEILIEKEENGYYMGLTNEYVNGKVKSDGTHKIGDLIGGTVVGLEDNYLIIE, from the coding sequence ATGAAAACCGTTGCGTTTACAACCTTAGGGTGTCGTGTCAATCAATATGATACAGATGCCATGAAAGGTTTATTTTTACAAAATAATTACGAAGCTGTAGACTTCGATGAAAAAGCTGATATATATGTAATCAATACATGTTCTGTAACGAATATGGGGGAAAAGAAATCCCGTCAATTGATTCGCAAAGCGAAGCGTCAAAACGAAGATGCCTATGTGATTGTAACTGGTTGTTATGCTCAGCTTGATCCAGATGCAATTGCTGCTATCGATGGTGTTAATCTCGTTATCGGTACCAATAACCGGTCAAAAATCGTTGAGCTCGTAGAACAATTGGAATCTACAGAGCGTCAAATCAATGCTGTACGGGATATCATGAACGAATCCAACTTTGAAGAAATGCCATTATATGGTAATGAATCTGATAAAGCTCGTGCATTCATGAAAATTCAAGAAGGTTGTAATAACTACTGTGCCTTTTGTATCATTCCTTATACTCGAGGAAAATTAAAATCTCGTAAAGTTGATGATATTGTACAAGAAGCAAAACGATTAGTAGAACATGGATTCCATGAAATCGTATTAACGGGCATTCATTTGGGAAATTACGGCGTTGAATTGCCAGGTCGTCCTACATTAGCCGATGTAGTCAAAGCCTTATTAGAGATTCCTGATTTATACCGCATTCGTTTCGGTTCCATTGAATCTGTAGAAGTTTCTGATGAGTTAGTAGAATTAATGGCTACTAATAAACGTGTTTGTCCACATTTGCATTTACCTCTACAAGCCGGTTCTGATCATGTATTAAAGTTGATGAAACGCCATTATACATTGCAAGAATATAAAGATTTGATTGCAAGTTTACGTTCTCGTATTAAGGATTTATCAATTACCACTGATATCATTGCAGGATTCCCGCAAGAAACAGATGAAGACTTTGAAGAAACCTTAAATACAGTTCGTGAAATTGGATTTACCCATATTCATGCCTTCCCATACTCTATTCGTGAAGGCACACCTGCAGCTACTATGCCAGATCAAGTACCAGAAGCTGTAAAGAAAACTCGTGTAGCACTTTTGAATGGGCTTAGCCAATCTGGCTATGAAGCATACGCAAAATCTCGCATTGGTAAGCCTGGTGAGATTCTCATCGAAAAGGAAGAGAATGGATACTACATGGGCTTAACAAATGAGTATGTAAATGGTAAAGTTAAATCTGATGGGACACATAAAATTGGTGATCTCATTGGTGGTACTGTTGTAGGTTTAGAAGATAATTATTTGATTATTGAATAA
- a CDS encoding 50S ribosomal protein L11 methyltransferase produces the protein MQWIEVSIVCERVATDEVTTLFDDYADNGIIEEDVENQPNLIKLTMYADPSLDLDTIKSDIENRLTDANISVTSIDTTILDESTWLNSWQQYIEPTEILPNLIIKPAWQEYDNVDHKTIIEIDSNISFGTGAHETTRTCAELLKSYSESMDLDTVTCLDIGTGTGILLLIAAQLGIKHLVGIDIEEYAANQARINCENNHVSAEIICGNLDSDFNGTAQIILANLTVDPLKILLPQIGKKLDNQGILIISGIIDDRYDEIMPYIEADWHIIEERIAGPWHTFALEKR, from the coding sequence ATGCAATGGATAGAAGTATCCATTGTCTGTGAAAGAGTAGCCACCGATGAGGTGACTACTCTTTTTGACGATTATGCAGACAATGGAATTATAGAAGAAGATGTAGAAAATCAGCCAAATTTAATTAAACTAACAATGTACGCAGATCCATCTTTGGATTTAGATACAATTAAGTCAGATATAGAAAATCGTCTTACAGACGCCAATATTAGTGTTACATCAATTGATACTACTATATTAGATGAATCTACATGGCTCAATTCTTGGCAGCAATATATTGAACCCACAGAAATTCTACCGAATTTAATTATTAAACCAGCTTGGCAGGAATACGATAATGTGGATCACAAAACTATTATTGAAATCGATTCAAATATTTCCTTTGGTACTGGAGCCCATGAGACTACACGAACTTGTGCAGAGTTATTGAAATCATATAGTGAATCTATGGATCTTGATACAGTTACTTGTTTAGATATTGGTACTGGTACTGGTATTCTTTTATTGATCGCAGCCCAGTTAGGCATCAAACATTTAGTTGGTATTGATATAGAAGAGTATGCTGCTAATCAAGCGCGCATTAACTGTGAGAATAATCATGTATCAGCTGAAATAATTTGTGGTAATTTGGATAGTGATTTCAATGGTACTGCTCAAATAATTTTAGCGAATCTAACCGTAGATCCACTCAAAATACTATTACCTCAAATTGGTAAGAAACTGGATAATCAAGGCATTTTAATCATTAGTGGTATTATAGATGATCGGTATGATGAAATCATGCCATACATTGAGGCTGATTGGCATATTATTGAGGAGCGCATTGCAGGGCCTTGGCATACATTTGCGCTAGAAAAACGATGA
- the dnaJ gene encoding molecular chaperone DnaJ — MARDYYDILGVSKNASQDEIKKAFRKKARQYHPDVNKDNPKEAEAKFKEANEAYEVLSDETKKAQYDQFGHDAFKQGGGAGAGGFQGGFGGFGGQAGGFGDIFGDIFGGMFGGGHQQQGPQKGNDLREDIDISFEDAAFGKSMEIEVHRHEECDHCHGTGGEPGSRVDTCPNCHGSGQEAVIQNTPFGRMQSVRTCSRCHGTGKSIEKPCSKCRGTGEMLAKRKISIKIPAGVDSGSRLRVANEGEPGILGGPKGDLYVYIFVRPHKEFERNGNDVISRVNISFAQAALGATIQVNTLDGKVELKIPEGTQTGTAFRVKGKGIPYLRNPKQRGDQHIVVTVQTPKKLTDTQRELLLRFANESNEDVNNLQVSKSLFEKIKDCLTK, encoded by the coding sequence ATGGCACGTGATTATTATGACATCTTAGGGGTTAGCAAAAATGCCTCTCAAGATGAAATCAAAAAAGCCTTCCGTAAAAAGGCACGCCAATACCATCCAGATGTAAATAAAGATAATCCAAAGGAAGCGGAAGCAAAGTTTAAAGAAGCTAACGAAGCTTACGAAGTATTGTCTGACGAAACTAAAAAAGCTCAATATGACCAATTCGGCCACGACGCCTTCAAACAAGGAGGCGGCGCTGGCGCCGGTGGTTTCCAAGGTGGCTTTGGCGGTTTCGGTGGTCAAGCTGGCGGCTTTGGTGATATCTTTGGCGACATTTTTGGAGGCATGTTTGGCGGTGGACACCAACAACAAGGCCCTCAAAAAGGCAATGACTTGCGCGAAGATATTGATATTTCCTTTGAAGATGCAGCCTTTGGTAAATCTATGGAAATAGAAGTGCATCGTCATGAAGAATGTGATCACTGTCATGGTACTGGTGGTGAACCAGGATCTCGTGTCGATACTTGTCCAAACTGTCATGGTTCTGGCCAAGAAGCGGTTATTCAAAATACTCCATTTGGACGTATGCAATCCGTTCGCACTTGTTCCCGCTGTCATGGTACTGGTAAAAGCATTGAAAAACCTTGTTCCAAATGTCGTGGAACAGGTGAAATGTTGGCAAAACGTAAAATCTCTATCAAAATTCCAGCAGGTGTAGATAGTGGTTCCCGCTTACGCGTTGCTAATGAAGGTGAACCTGGTATCTTAGGTGGTCCAAAAGGCGATCTTTACGTATATATCTTCGTTCGTCCTCATAAGGAATTTGAACGTAATGGTAATGACGTTATTAGCCGTGTAAATATTAGCTTTGCTCAAGCAGCATTAGGTGCGACTATACAAGTTAACACCTTAGATGGTAAAGTAGAGTTAAAGATTCCGGAAGGTACTCAAACGGGAACGGCATTCCGCGTAAAGGGCAAAGGTATTCCATATTTGCGAAACCCTAAACAACGGGGGGACCAACATATTGTAGTAACTGTTCAAACGCCTAAGAAGTTGACAGACACTCAACGTGAGTTATTATTACGCTTTGCAAATGAAAGTAACGAAGATGTAAATAACTTACAAGTGAGCAAGAGTCTCTTTGAAAAAATTAAGGACTGTTTGACTAAATGA